The Longimicrobiales bacterium genome includes a region encoding these proteins:
- the nuoD gene encoding NADH dehydrogenase (quinone) subunit D, with protein sequence MSTRTVEYMVSRTPDMGEDGRPIRMPVLPQGMEPELHGEHMLINIGPQHPATHGVLRLVLELDGETVVKCTPHIGYLHSSFEKLGEYRTWNQVIPLTDRMDYLAPLIYNCAYAMSVEKMMGIEVTERCKVVRVMCMELDRIFSHLLWIGTTAIDIGAFTVFLYTFQERERIYNLHEALTGARITTSSTRIGGMMADLPPGWVEALRHFVDTLPKTLDEVETLLTHNNLWIGRNQNIGVISADDAKDYGMTGPNLRASGVPYDLRKDRPYYDYETYDFDVVVGEHGDCYDRYLVRMEEMRQSLRILDQAIARLPGGPINVDDPRVILPGKADVMSDMESMIHHFKLVMGGVKAPVGESWFSVESSKGELGMYVVSDGGSKPVRWRVRGPSFINLSALPKMVEGHLLSDVITVNASIDIVLGEIDR encoded by the coding sequence GTGAGCACGAGAACTGTCGAATACATGGTGAGCCGGACGCCCGACATGGGCGAGGACGGCCGCCCGATCCGCATGCCGGTGCTGCCGCAGGGGATGGAGCCGGAGCTGCACGGCGAGCATATGCTGATCAACATCGGTCCACAGCACCCCGCTACGCACGGCGTGCTGCGCCTGGTGCTGGAGCTGGACGGCGAGACTGTGGTCAAGTGCACGCCGCACATCGGCTATCTGCACTCGAGCTTCGAGAAGCTCGGCGAGTACCGCACGTGGAATCAGGTGATCCCGCTGACCGATCGCATGGACTACCTGGCACCCCTGATCTACAACTGCGCCTACGCGATGTCCGTCGAGAAGATGATGGGTATCGAGGTGACGGAGCGGTGCAAGGTCGTGCGCGTGATGTGCATGGAGCTGGATCGCATCTTCAGCCACCTGCTCTGGATCGGCACGACCGCAATCGACATCGGCGCGTTCACCGTTTTCCTGTATACGTTCCAGGAGCGCGAGCGGATCTACAACCTCCATGAGGCGCTCACAGGCGCACGGATCACGACATCATCGACGCGCATCGGCGGCATGATGGCCGATCTGCCGCCCGGCTGGGTGGAGGCGCTGCGTCACTTCGTGGACACGCTGCCGAAGACGCTCGATGAGGTGGAGACGCTCCTCACGCACAACAACCTCTGGATCGGGCGCAATCAGAACATTGGCGTGATCAGCGCGGACGACGCGAAGGACTACGGCATGACCGGTCCGAATCTGCGGGCGTCGGGCGTGCCGTACGACCTGCGCAAGGACCGTCCATACTACGACTACGAGACCTACGACTTCGACGTGGTGGTGGGCGAGCACGGTGACTGCTACGACCGGTACCTGGTGCGCATGGAGGAGATGCGGCAGTCGCTGCGGATCCTGGACCAGGCCATCGCGCGGCTGCCGGGCGGTCCGATCAACGTGGACGATCCACGCGTGATCCTGCCGGGCAAGGCCGACGTCATGAGCGACATGGAGTCGATGATTCACCACTTCAAGTTGGTGATGGGCGGGGTGAAGGCGCCGGTCGGCGAGAGCTGGTTCAGCGTCGAGAGCTCGAAGGGCGAACTGGGCATGTACGTGGTGAGTGATGGCGGTTCCAAACCTGTGCGCTGGCGTGTGCGTGGTCCGAGCTTCATCAATCTCTCGGCGCTGCCGAAGATGGTGGAAGGGCACCTGCTGTCGGACGTGATCACCGTGAACGCGAGCATCGACATCGTGCTCGGGGAAATCGATCGATGA